The Quercus robur chromosome 7, dhQueRobu3.1, whole genome shotgun sequence genome has a segment encoding these proteins:
- the LOC126691296 gene encoding zinc finger protein ZAT4-like, whose translation MENYNHDRFEWNDELSEENNGLQIILFPDEPEPIQVEQSFIGLPIQQQSFGKHICNFCQRKFSCGQALGGHKRIHSTKLQSKKFKYKVDRAPSSSEKSDTIETDIVNRDIGKFQCCLCFKDFKSRKSLSGHMKYHPNRNWRGIRPPQPELAVTSPILMLPEQDKDDFFRWTKTAKRGRGNLVDSGRDLDPVIVAADGLISLAQDKDEYRAFEHVARRKRMMEEPQLKKKRNLRIADQESVDVEYEWRDFEQGKKDKIIRELQEVEHDIATIDNMLAGKKMEKRNRESKVRAFESQIQKKILKKLKVYKCSTCARTFSTFQALGGHRSSHTKHKKPQAIEPSYATKVKEYATPTGQVAESSEDSQTFGAIESLSLREEANQTRTSSKVLDFDLNEPFFMED comes from the coding sequence ATGGAGAATTATAACCATGATAGGTTTGAATGGAACGATGAGCTGTCAGAAGAGAACAATGGACTGCAAATCATCTTGTTCCCTGATGAACCTGAGCCCATACAAGTAGAACAAAGCTTTATTGGATTGCCTATACAACAACAAAGTTTTGGGAAACATATATGTAACTTCTGTCAACGAAAGTTCTCTTGCGGTCAGGCTCTGGGTGGTCACAAGCGAATTCATTCAACCAAGCTCCAGTCAAAGAAGTTCAAATATAAGGTTGATCGTGCACCTTCTTCTTCAGAAAAAAGCGACACAATCGAAACTGACATTGTGAATAGGGATATTGGCAAATTCCAATGTTGTTTATGTTTCAAAGACTTCAAGTCTAGGAAATCATTGTCTGGTCACATGAAGTACCATCCAAATAGGAATTGGAGAGGAATTCGGCCTCCTCAACCTGAACTTGCAGTAACATCTCCGATACTTATGCTGCCTGAGCAAGATAAGGATGATTTCTTCAGATGGACCAAGACCGCTAAGAGAGGCCGAGGAAATCTTGTTGATTCAGGTCGCGATCTTGATCCAGTTATTGTAGCAGCTGATGGTCTAATAAGTTTAGCTCAAGACAAGGATGAATATCGAGCTTTTGAACATGTAGCCAGGAGAAAGCGGATGATGGAAGAGCcacaattgaaaaagaaaagaaatttgagaATAGCCGATCAAGAATCAGTAGATGTGGAATATGAATGGAGAGATTTTGAGCAAGGGAAAAAAGATAAGATAATAAGAGAGCTGCAAGAAGTTGAACATGATATTGCGACTATAGATAATATGTTGGCAGGGAAGAAGATGGAGAAGAGGAATCGGGAGTCAAAAGTAAGAGCCTTTGAGTCTCAAATTCAGAAAAAGATATTAAAGAAGCTTAAAGTATACAAATGCAGCACTTGTGCCAGAACCTTCTCAACTTTTCAAGCGTTAGGAGGTCATAGATCTAGCCATACCAAACATAAGAAACCTCAAGCTATTGAACCATCCTATGCTACAAAAGTAAAAGAGTATGCCACTCCTACTGGTCAGGTTGCTGAATCGAGTGAAGATAGTCAGACTTTTGGTGCTATAGAATCACTGTCATTACGAGAAGAAGCAAATCAGACTCGGACTAGTAGTAAAGTACTTGACTTTGATCTCAACGAGCCTTTCTTCATGGAAGACTAA
- the LOC126693224 gene encoding probable protein S-acyltransferase 1: MGSLHEETKTNMSRNKIHSLASPSKESKPNSIPYSKSNPYRLYQVWKGNNKFLFGGRVIFGHDATSLFLTTFLIGGPAITFCIRTICLMIKEDDPPLKYPVLIGGLVLTVLDFTFLFLTSGRDPGIIPRNSKPPESDEAYTYTPSMEWINDKVGDIKLPRTKDVTVNGHTLKVKFCDTCLLYRPPRASHCSICNNCVQKFDHHCPWVGQCIGARNYPFFIMFILSSTLLCIYVFAFSMVDILQQKRTLWTAVSHNILSVILLLYCFIAVWFVGGLTLFHFYLICTNQTTYENFRYHYDKKENPFTKGIIGNIKEGFFSKLPPSLINFRAWVSENGYPAQVSVSSDLDGGCNSSKEKFDIEKGNKPGEDGDASVPYILQNLDYTGIDDNLKSQMEDGDTGSDPNSKASGQEPSHSRWTSTVGGITIDEMSQ; encoded by the exons ATGGGTTCTTTGCATGAAGAAACGAAAACAAATATGAGTAGAAACAAAATCCACAGCTTGGCCTCTCCCTCAAAAGAGTCAAAACCCAACTCCATTCCCTATTCTAAATCCAACCCCTACAGGCTCTACCAAGTTTGGAAGGGTAACAAT aaatttttgtttggcgGGAGAGTAATCTTTGGTCATGATGCAACATCACTATTTTTAACTACATTTCTAATTGGAGGTCCTGCAATAACATTCTGCATAAGAACGATTTGTTTAATGATCAAAGAAGATGATCCTCCACTTAAATATCCTGTACTGATCGGTGGATTGGTTCTCACTGTTTTG GATTTTACTTTTCTCTTCCTGACATCTGGTAGAGATCCAGGAATAATCCCAAGGAACTCAAAGCCACCTGAATCAGATGAAGCATACACTTACACACCATCTATGGAGTGGATAAATGACAAAGTTGGTGACATAAAATTACCCAGGACAAAGGATGTAACGGTCAATGGTCACACACTAAAAGTGAAATTCTGTGACACTTGCTTGCTTTATCGTCCACCACGTGCTTCTCATTGCTCTATCTGCAATAACTGTGTGCAGAAATTTGATCACCACTGTCCATGGGTGGGTCAATGTATTGGAGCG CGTAACTATCCATTCTTCATAATGTTTATATTGTCATCAACCCTCTTGTGTATATATGTGTTTGCGTTTTCTATGGTCGACATTCTTCAGCAAAAACGCACTTTGTGGACTGCAGTGTCACATAATATACTATCAGTAATCCTCCTACTATATTGCTTCATAGCTGTCTGGTTTGTTGGTGGGCTCACCCTCTTCCATTTTTATCTGATTTGCACCAACCAG ACAACTTATGAGAATTTTCGGTACCACTACGATAAGAAGGAAAACCCATTTACTAAAGGGATAatagggaacatcaaagagGGATTCTTTTCTAAGCTCCCACCTTCATTGATAAATTTCCGAGCCTGGGTGTCTGAAAATGGGTACCCAGCACAGGTATCTGTCAGTTCAGATCTTGATGGAGGCTGCAATAGCTCCAAAGAGAAATTTGATATTGAAAAGGGAAATAAGCCTGGCGAGGATGGTGATGCCTCGGTTCCTTATATTTTACAGAATTTGGATTACACTGGTATTGATGATAATTTGAAGAGTCAGATGGAAGACGGAGATACTGGATCTGATCCAAATTCCAAAGCTTCTGGTCAAGAACCGAGTCATTCACGTTGGACTTCCACTGTTGGAGGTATAACTATTGATGAGATGTCTCAGTAG